A window from Drosophila nasuta strain 15112-1781.00 chromosome 3, ASM2355853v1, whole genome shotgun sequence encodes these proteins:
- the LOC132793284 gene encoding mucin-19 isoform X25: protein MDLSLERDSSALGSLFQQIINDMKNTSPLWEDFVAKASKLHTCLRAAIQAIAAYLDAFQKIADAATNSRGASKEIGTALTRVCLRHKAVETRLKTFTSAIMDCLVQPLQDKIEDWKRTVATIDKDHAKEYKRCRSELKKRSSDTLRLQKKARKGQTDNSLQSLMDSHMQDVTLRRAELEEVEKKSLRAAMVEERLRYCSFVHMLQPVVHEECEVMSELGHLQEAMESIALVTKEPSVLPQASEELIHDAKASINLYPESPGGGSGSQGGGCSNSLGSRKSSVCSISSMNSSGSSNSPGHHHYQRSLSQFVTPAIRLKPGESSDSGFCSSPALTTQVSNATNQTHAVSTWPPHSQDAVDALPPTADRPHTISTTYEKGHQRPPLTVYTFQNPETIHESNSSGSLIPATVPTGNGSASGQNTPATQKSPAASLSRPPLPVRCSSLERPLSAQSNHRQNSGQNLLQRQCPSPIPAHITKELSAAHHAQQQQQQQQQQQQSQPQQPQTPPTYANLSELAAIKLTNQQQSQQQQQPQTQTQTQQQQQQQHQPLLQQQSSIDSICSQHSNDSSTSSLQQQLLQHQQSQQAHISNSSSSLNHQQQQQQQQQQSVHGSGLGTRSHSISSSVSTSTASSLHSHPSFDSAVAASLVGCVAGGGGHTNNTNTNTNTSTTTPSSGCSTPQNHYSPLLTNSPTSTAAGTPSGGSIASGLGLGFVYQVSSPTPPASANSTTDVLKITEPGQSTTAEANETSESDERSRASVLQKASMFEKQAAAAAAAPIPTTIAAAVAGGGGGVTTGAVGGVIGGVARRSEELRAVEQQEMDKSFEDSIQALNNLIGELDSFQREIDEGKGKQQQQQQHSSNINSNNNISGNNSNSGSNNNNSSNSGASSNTSNDNNNCNTDLLLPSSNIDCCAISNQTNSSGCGTDISDTTSEELAGEEGSLAAARRHQQLGASDSELSRCYVSETSSLTGGILAGGYENPTFAHFAANRDDPYNGSGNGSDSRSLYASAADSISLAASDSVCLSQQPRHAYVDNCSDGGSAVVVIYDHQIPNTPDIEFVKQNSEIVLLRTKDPQQLQLHEMRELQQLPDNLAGSPESPDAASGGGVGGGGRLQPATATVAPAKQRLSSFRASSEQQLQLLGRASPQHRGTDKLRVSEEQRQQPQQPQPQQQQQQQQLLSDSSSNVAGAVRRKLPPKPISLSIFNGPALDAASSNSSKPVIPRKFDFKADLDAKIRQQKQKVQQQLQQQQQQQQQQLNSPQQDQQQQQSPQQHSPQSPQNANTATTTTATSTANCNVTNKPAVIASANASASINQNHRMPNQTSLSSSATSNHAPYKTPTTTATFSSPTSNASASPSSLSASSPGAKLSLPSLSSSSALSATALPPPHVPAKPTSTPTPTTTTTTPQLPPPTTNSYACSNLNANANANPQAKPCITPRPASLSGGAGGGGGGAAMGSSARIARRSSINQAKPPPPVRRSSSVTPSPNNVGSFRTSSPSGSIYAQPKLVNNMSSFRTSSPSPNGHAHPLPPTQPKANPNLIAQLNARLNSKQQQQQHQQQQQQQHVAEGIYGNAGGVGVGGGESIYMRGGNGLSMSQQQQQQQHYDDYATSTNIEKTGSIRAKTKAEFLENLNAKLAKQGMSGRAFAVRNLINSKALPDPRICHESLMDQIKRGATLKRNQKINDRSAPKIH, encoded by the exons AACACTTCGCCACTGTGGGAGGATTTTGTGGCAAAGGCGAGTAAGCTGCACACATGCCTGCG CGCTGCCATTCAGGCAATTGCCGCCTATTTGGATGCCTTCCAAAAGATTGCCGATGCGGCCACCAATTCCAGAG GTGCATCCAAGGAGATTGGCACCGCCCTGACCCGTGTTTGTCTGCGCCACAAGGCGGTCGAGACCCGTTTAAAGACCTTCACCAGCGCAATTATGGATTGCCTGGTGCAGCCGCTGCAGGACAAGATCGAGGACTGGAAGCGCACAGTGGCCACCATCGATAAGGATCATGCCAAAGAGTATAAACGCTGTCGCAGTGAGCTAAAGAAGCGCTCCAGCGACACGCTGCGTCTGCAGAAGAAGGCACGCAAGGGACAGACGGACAACAGCCTGCAGTCATTGATGGATTCGCACATGCAAGATGTGACTTTGCGACGCGCCGAACTCGAGGAGGTCGAGAAGAAGTCACTACGTGCGGCGATGGTCGAGGAACGATTGCGTTACTGCAGCTTTGTGCACATGCTGCAGCCCGTGGTGCATGAGGAATGCGAGGTGATGTCCGAACTCGGTCATCTGCAG GAGGCTATGGAATCCATTGCTTTGGTCACCAAGGAGCCCAGCGTTTTGCCACAGGCTTCGGAGGAACTGATCCACGATGCCAAGGCTAGCATTAATCTATATCCCGAATCGCCTGGCGGTGGCTCTGGCTCCCAAGGCGGCGGCTGTTCCAATTCCTTGGGCTCACGCAAGAGTTCCGTCTGCTCTATTAGCAGCATGAACAGCAGCGGCTCCAGCAACTCGCCGGGTCATCATCACTATCAACGCTCGCTATCGCAG tttGTAACGCCCGCAATTCGCTTGAAACCTGGTGAATCCAGTGATAGTGGCTTTTGCTCATCGCCAGCGCTAACAACACAg GTTTCGAATGCCACCAACCAGACGCACGCTGTATCTACTTGGCCGCCACATTCCCAGGATGCTGTGGACGCGCTGCCACCGACTGCTGATCGTCCGCATACGATTTCAACCACCTATGAGAAGGGTCATCAGCGTCCGCCATTGACTGTCTACACGTTCCAGAATCCCGAGACCATACACGAGtccaacagcagcggcagcctcATACCCGCAACGGTGCCGACTGGCAACGGTTCCGCCTCGGGTCAGAATACGCCGGCAACACAGAAATCGCCGGCAGCATCGCTCAGTCGTCCTCCATTGCCAGTG CGCTGTTCGTCGCTGGAGCGTCCGTTGTCGGCGCAGAGCAATCATCGCCAGAACAGTGGCCAGAATCTGCTGCAGCGTCAGTGCCCCTCACCGATTCCGGCTCATATCACGAAAG AGCTGTCAGCAGCACAtcatgcacaacaacaacagcagcaacagcaacaacagcagcaatcacagccacagcaaccacaaaCCCCGCCTACCTATGCTAACCTATCTGAGCTGGCGGCAATCAAACTAACTAATCAGCAAcagtcacagcagcaacagcaaccacagacacagacacagacacaacagcagcagcagcaacaacatcaaccattgttgcagcaacaaagcAGCATTGATTCGATTTGTTCGCAGCATTCGAATGACTCTTCGACAAGTTcgttgcagcaacagttgctgcagcATCAGCAATCGCAGCAAGCgcacatcagcaacagcagcagcagcctcaatcatcagcagcaacagcaacaacagcagcagcaatcagtACATGGCAGTGGCCTTGGCACACGCTCCCATTCCATATCGTCGTCGGTGTCCACAAGCACAGCCTCATCGTTGCACTCGCATCCATCCTTTGACTCGGCTGTGGCCGCCTCGCTTGTGGGCTGTGTTGCTGGTGGTGGCGGGCATACAAACAACACCAataccaacaccaacacaagCACCACAACGCCCTCGAGCGGCTGCTCAACGCCACAGAATCACTATTCACCACTGTTAACCAACTCACCCACGTCCACTGCTGCAGGTACTCCAAGCGGCGGCAGCATTGCCAGCGGTCTCGGTCTCGGCTTCGTCTATCAGGTCAGCTCACCCACGCCCCCCGCCTCCGCCAACTCCACCACCGATGTGCTAAAGATCACCGAGCCAGGACAATCGACGACGGCCGAAGCCAACGAAACCAGCGAGAGCGATGAGCGTTCCCGTGCCTCGGTGCTGCAGAAGGCATCCATGTTTGAGAAGCAGGCGgcagccgctgcagcagctccAATCCCCACAACTATAGCTGCAGCTGTAGCTGGCGGTGGAGGAGGAGTAACAACCGGAGCAGTTGGCGGAGTCATTGGTGGCGTTGCTCGACGCTCGGAGGAACTGCGCGCTGTGGAGCAACAGGAAATGG ACAAATCTTTCGAAGACTCGATTCAAGcacttaacaatttaattggcGAATTAGACTCTTTTCAACGTGAGATCGATGAGGGCAAgggcaagcagcagcagcagcaacagcacagcagcaacatcaacagcaacaacaacatcagtggcaacaatagcaacagcggcagcaacaacaacaacagcagcaacagcggtgccagcagcaacaccagcaacgacaacaacaactgcaacactGATCTCCTGCTtcccagcagcaacatcgactGCTGTGCCATCAGCAACCAGACGAATTCCAGTGGCTGTGGCACCGATATCTCCGACACGACGTCGGAGGAACTGGCCGGCGAGGAAGGTAGTCTGGCAGCAGCCAGGCGTCATCAGCAACTGGGTGCCAGCGACTCGGAGCTGAGTCGTTGCTATGTGAGCGAGACGAGTTCGCTGACCGGCGGCATACTGGCCGGTGGCTATGAGAATCCCACGTTCGCGCACTTTGCCGCCAATCGTGATGATCCCTACAATGGCAGCGGCAATGGCAGCGACAGTCGATCGCTGTACGCCTCGGCGGCCGACAGCATTTCATTGGCCGCATCGGACAGCGTGTGCCTGAGCCAGCAGCCGCGACATGCGTATGTGGACAATTGCAGTGATGGCGGCAGCGCTGTCGTTGTGATCTATGACCATCAGATACCCAATACGCCGGACATTGAGTTTGTCAAGCAGAACTCAGAGATTGTGCTGTTGCGCACCAAAGATCCgcagcaattgcagttgcacgAGATGCGCGAGCTGCAACAGTTGCCCGACAATTTGGCTGGCTCACCCGAGTCGCCCGATGCCGCTTCTGGCGGCGGAGTTGGAGGCGGTGGCCGTTTACAGCCGGCCACAGCAACTGTGGCGCCGGCCAAGCAACGCCTCTCGTCGTTTCGGGCATCCAGCgagcaacagctgcagttgctgggACGCGCTAGTCCACAACACAGAGGTACGGATAAGCTTAGAGTTAGTGaagagcaacggcaacagccacagcaaccgcaaccacaacaacagcagcaacagcaacagttgctaaGCGATAGCAGCAGTAATGTTGCTGGTGCCGTGCGGCGCAAGCTGCCGCCAAAGCCCATCAGCCTGAGCATATTTAATGGGCCAGCGCTAGATGcggccagcagcaacagcagtaagCCAGTGATACCTAGAAAGTTTGACTTTAAGGCCGACTTAGATGCCAAGATACGCCAGCAGAAACAGAaagtgcagcagcaattgcagcagcagcagcagcaacaacaacagcagctcaaCAGTCCACAACaagatcagcagcagcaacaatcacCACAACAACACTCACCACAGTCGCCCCAAAACgccaacacagcaacaacaacaacagcaacatcaacagcaaactGTAATGTCACTAATAAACCTGCCGTTATTGCAAGCGCAAATGCATCCGCATCCATAAACCAAAATCATAGAATGCCAAATCaaacatcattatcatcatcagcaacatccAATCATGCGCCATACAAAACgcccacaacaacagcaacattctCATCACCAACATCAAATGCATCtgcatcaccatcatcattatcagcaAGTTCTCCTGGGGCCAAATTGTCATTgccatcattatcatcatcatccgcaTTATCAGCAACTGCGCTGCCTCCGCCCCATGTGCCCGCTAAGCCAACGTCCACGCccacgccaacaacaacaacaactacaccaCAACTTCCACCACCCACAACCAATTCATATGCGTGCTCCAATctcaatgccaatgccaatgccaatccCCAAGCCAAACCGTGCATAACGCCAAGGCCGGCATCGCTGTCGG GAGGAGcaggaggcggaggaggaggagcagcaaTGGGCAGCTCAGCACGCATCGCACGTCGTTCATCCATTAATCAGGCCAAGCCGCCGCCACCGGTGAGACGCAGTTCATCGGTGACTCCCAGTCCCAACAATGTCGGG TCGTTCCGCACTTCATCGCCTAGTGGCAGCATCTATGCGCAACCCAAACTGGTGAACAACATGTCCAGCTTTCGCACCAGCAGCCCCAGCCCAAATGGCCATGCCCATCCACTGCCACCAACACAGCCCAAGGCGAATCCGAATCTAATTGCACAGCTCAATGCACGGCtcaacagcaagcagcaacagcaacagcaccaacaacaacagcagcagcaacatgttgccgaGGGCATTTATGGCAACGCTGGTGGAGTAGGAGTAGGAGGAGGTGAATCCATTTACATGCGTGGCGGCAATGGTTTGTCCAtgtcacagcagcagcaacagcagcaacactacGACG ACTATGCCACAAGCACCAATATCGAAAAGACTGGCAGCATACGTGCCAAGACCAAGGCTGAATTTCTCGAGAATCTCAATGCGAAGTTGGCCAAGCAGGGCATGTCTGGACGTGCATTTGCAGTGCGAAATCTGATCAATAGCAAGGCCCTG CCGGATCCACGTATATGTCATGAGTCGTTGATGGATCAGATAAAACGAGGCGCGACCCTGAAGAGGAATCAGAAAATCAACGATCGCAGTGCGCCcaaaatacattaa
- the LOC132793284 gene encoding mucin-19 isoform X18, with product MDLSLERDSSALGSLFQQIINDMKNTSPLWEDFVAKASKLHTCLRAAIQAIAAYLDAFQKIADAATNSRGASKEIGTALTRVCLRHKAVETRLKTFTSAIMDCLVQPLQDKIEDWKRTVATIDKDHAKEYKRCRSELKKRSSDTLRLQKKARKGQTDNSLQSLMDSHMQDVTLRRAELEEVEKKSLRAAMVEERLRYCSFVHMLQPVVHEECEVMSELGHLQEAMESIALVTKEPSVLPQASEELIHDAKASINLYPESPGGGSGSQGGGCSNSLGSRKSSVCSISSMNSSGSSNSPGHHHYQRSLSQFVTPAIRLKPGESSDSGFCSSPALTTQVSNATNQTHAVSTWPPHSQDAVDALPPTADRPHTISTTYEKGHQRPPLTVYTFQNPETIHESNSSGSLIPATVPTGNGSASGQNTPATQKSPAASLSRPPLPVKPAHVRCSSLERPLSAQSNHRQNSGQNLLQRQCPSPIPAHITKELSAAHHAQQQQQQQQQQQQSQPQQPQTPPTYANLSELAAIKLTNQQQSQQQQQPQTQTQTQQQQQQQHQPLLQQQSSIDSICSQHSNDSSTSSLQQQLLQHQQSQQAHISNSSSSLNHQQQQQQQQQQSVHGSGLGTRSHSISSSVSTSTASSLHSHPSFDSAVAASLVGCVAGGGGHTNNTNTNTNTSTTTPSSGCSTPQNHYSPLLTNSPTSTAAGTPSGGSIASGLGLGFVYQVSSPTPPASANSTTDVLKITEPGQSTTAEANETSESDERSRASVLQKASMFEKQAAAAAAAPIPTTIAAAVAGGGGGVTTGAVGGVIGGVARRSEELRAVEQQEMDKSFEDSIQALNNLIGELDSFQREIDEGKGKQQQQQQHSSNINSNNNISGNNSNSGSNNNNSSNSGASSNTSNDNNNCNTDLLLPSSNIDCCAISNQTNSSGCGTDISDTTSEELAGEEGSLAAARRHQQLGASDSELSRCYVSETSSLTGGILAGGYENPTFAHFAANRDDPYNGSGNGSDSRSLYASAADSISLAASDSVCLSQQPRHAYVDNCSDGGSAVVVIYDHQIPNTPDIEFVKQNSEIVLLRTKDPQQLQLHEMRELQQLPDNLAGSPESPDAASGGGVGGGGRLQPATATVAPAKQRLSSFRASSEQQLQLLGRASPQHRGTDKLRVSEEQRQQPQQPQPQQQQQQQQLLSDSSSNVAGAVRRKLPPKPISLSIFNGPALDAASSNSSKPVIPRKFDFKADLDAKIRQQKQKVQQQLQQQQQQQQQQLNSPQQDQQQQQSPQQHSPQSPQNANTATTTTATSTANCNVTNKPAVIASANASASINQNHRMPNQTSLSSSATSNHAPYKTPTTTATFSSPTSNASASPSSLSASSPGAKLSLPSLSSSSALSATALPPPHVPAKPTSTPTPTTTTTTPQLPPPTTNSYACSNLNANANANPQAKPCITPRPASLSGGAGGGGGGAAMGSSARIARRSSINQAKPPPPVRRSSSVTPSPNNVGQPQHQQHSSSNHTSHAYQQQSLSLSNSSEHLPPPPAFMLEATTAYSTSPTPPAAMPSSALKVSETVRALAAMRHQPASPVALRRMHQQQQQQQLQQQQQQSLLQPMHKPSPNDDAEYEAYYNSYMELHAYAQALPPQQQQQQHQQQQQQQQRFAQQHHTSHQTHHHNHHEQLPPTPPPYHGPPQVDAASFRTSSPSGSIYAQPKLVNNMSSFRTSSPSPNGHAHPLPPTQPKANPNLIAQLNARLNSKQQQQQHQQQQQQQHVAEGIYGNAGGVGVGGGESIYMRGGNGLSMSQQQQQQQHYDAGSTYMS from the exons AACACTTCGCCACTGTGGGAGGATTTTGTGGCAAAGGCGAGTAAGCTGCACACATGCCTGCG CGCTGCCATTCAGGCAATTGCCGCCTATTTGGATGCCTTCCAAAAGATTGCCGATGCGGCCACCAATTCCAGAG GTGCATCCAAGGAGATTGGCACCGCCCTGACCCGTGTTTGTCTGCGCCACAAGGCGGTCGAGACCCGTTTAAAGACCTTCACCAGCGCAATTATGGATTGCCTGGTGCAGCCGCTGCAGGACAAGATCGAGGACTGGAAGCGCACAGTGGCCACCATCGATAAGGATCATGCCAAAGAGTATAAACGCTGTCGCAGTGAGCTAAAGAAGCGCTCCAGCGACACGCTGCGTCTGCAGAAGAAGGCACGCAAGGGACAGACGGACAACAGCCTGCAGTCATTGATGGATTCGCACATGCAAGATGTGACTTTGCGACGCGCCGAACTCGAGGAGGTCGAGAAGAAGTCACTACGTGCGGCGATGGTCGAGGAACGATTGCGTTACTGCAGCTTTGTGCACATGCTGCAGCCCGTGGTGCATGAGGAATGCGAGGTGATGTCCGAACTCGGTCATCTGCAG GAGGCTATGGAATCCATTGCTTTGGTCACCAAGGAGCCCAGCGTTTTGCCACAGGCTTCGGAGGAACTGATCCACGATGCCAAGGCTAGCATTAATCTATATCCCGAATCGCCTGGCGGTGGCTCTGGCTCCCAAGGCGGCGGCTGTTCCAATTCCTTGGGCTCACGCAAGAGTTCCGTCTGCTCTATTAGCAGCATGAACAGCAGCGGCTCCAGCAACTCGCCGGGTCATCATCACTATCAACGCTCGCTATCGCAG tttGTAACGCCCGCAATTCGCTTGAAACCTGGTGAATCCAGTGATAGTGGCTTTTGCTCATCGCCAGCGCTAACAACACAg GTTTCGAATGCCACCAACCAGACGCACGCTGTATCTACTTGGCCGCCACATTCCCAGGATGCTGTGGACGCGCTGCCACCGACTGCTGATCGTCCGCATACGATTTCAACCACCTATGAGAAGGGTCATCAGCGTCCGCCATTGACTGTCTACACGTTCCAGAATCCCGAGACCATACACGAGtccaacagcagcggcagcctcATACCCGCAACGGTGCCGACTGGCAACGGTTCCGCCTCGGGTCAGAATACGCCGGCAACACAGAAATCGCCGGCAGCATCGCTCAGTCGTCCTCCATTGCCAGTG AAGCCGGCACATGTG CGCTGTTCGTCGCTGGAGCGTCCGTTGTCGGCGCAGAGCAATCATCGCCAGAACAGTGGCCAGAATCTGCTGCAGCGTCAGTGCCCCTCACCGATTCCGGCTCATATCACGAAAG AGCTGTCAGCAGCACAtcatgcacaacaacaacagcagcaacagcaacaacagcagcaatcacagccacagcaaccacaaaCCCCGCCTACCTATGCTAACCTATCTGAGCTGGCGGCAATCAAACTAACTAATCAGCAAcagtcacagcagcaacagcaaccacagacacagacacagacacaacagcagcagcagcaacaacatcaaccattgttgcagcaacaaagcAGCATTGATTCGATTTGTTCGCAGCATTCGAATGACTCTTCGACAAGTTcgttgcagcaacagttgctgcagcATCAGCAATCGCAGCAAGCgcacatcagcaacagcagcagcagcctcaatcatcagcagcaacagcaacaacagcagcagcaatcagtACATGGCAGTGGCCTTGGCACACGCTCCCATTCCATATCGTCGTCGGTGTCCACAAGCACAGCCTCATCGTTGCACTCGCATCCATCCTTTGACTCGGCTGTGGCCGCCTCGCTTGTGGGCTGTGTTGCTGGTGGTGGCGGGCATACAAACAACACCAataccaacaccaacacaagCACCACAACGCCCTCGAGCGGCTGCTCAACGCCACAGAATCACTATTCACCACTGTTAACCAACTCACCCACGTCCACTGCTGCAGGTACTCCAAGCGGCGGCAGCATTGCCAGCGGTCTCGGTCTCGGCTTCGTCTATCAGGTCAGCTCACCCACGCCCCCCGCCTCCGCCAACTCCACCACCGATGTGCTAAAGATCACCGAGCCAGGACAATCGACGACGGCCGAAGCCAACGAAACCAGCGAGAGCGATGAGCGTTCCCGTGCCTCGGTGCTGCAGAAGGCATCCATGTTTGAGAAGCAGGCGgcagccgctgcagcagctccAATCCCCACAACTATAGCTGCAGCTGTAGCTGGCGGTGGAGGAGGAGTAACAACCGGAGCAGTTGGCGGAGTCATTGGTGGCGTTGCTCGACGCTCGGAGGAACTGCGCGCTGTGGAGCAACAGGAAATGG ACAAATCTTTCGAAGACTCGATTCAAGcacttaacaatttaattggcGAATTAGACTCTTTTCAACGTGAGATCGATGAGGGCAAgggcaagcagcagcagcagcaacagcacagcagcaacatcaacagcaacaacaacatcagtggcaacaatagcaacagcggcagcaacaacaacaacagcagcaacagcggtgccagcagcaacaccagcaacgacaacaacaactgcaacactGATCTCCTGCTtcccagcagcaacatcgactGCTGTGCCATCAGCAACCAGACGAATTCCAGTGGCTGTGGCACCGATATCTCCGACACGACGTCGGAGGAACTGGCCGGCGAGGAAGGTAGTCTGGCAGCAGCCAGGCGTCATCAGCAACTGGGTGCCAGCGACTCGGAGCTGAGTCGTTGCTATGTGAGCGAGACGAGTTCGCTGACCGGCGGCATACTGGCCGGTGGCTATGAGAATCCCACGTTCGCGCACTTTGCCGCCAATCGTGATGATCCCTACAATGGCAGCGGCAATGGCAGCGACAGTCGATCGCTGTACGCCTCGGCGGCCGACAGCATTTCATTGGCCGCATCGGACAGCGTGTGCCTGAGCCAGCAGCCGCGACATGCGTATGTGGACAATTGCAGTGATGGCGGCAGCGCTGTCGTTGTGATCTATGACCATCAGATACCCAATACGCCGGACATTGAGTTTGTCAAGCAGAACTCAGAGATTGTGCTGTTGCGCACCAAAGATCCgcagcaattgcagttgcacgAGATGCGCGAGCTGCAACAGTTGCCCGACAATTTGGCTGGCTCACCCGAGTCGCCCGATGCCGCTTCTGGCGGCGGAGTTGGAGGCGGTGGCCGTTTACAGCCGGCCACAGCAACTGTGGCGCCGGCCAAGCAACGCCTCTCGTCGTTTCGGGCATCCAGCgagcaacagctgcagttgctgggACGCGCTAGTCCACAACACAGAGGTACGGATAAGCTTAGAGTTAGTGaagagcaacggcaacagccacagcaaccgcaaccacaacaacagcagcaacagcaacagttgctaaGCGATAGCAGCAGTAATGTTGCTGGTGCCGTGCGGCGCAAGCTGCCGCCAAAGCCCATCAGCCTGAGCATATTTAATGGGCCAGCGCTAGATGcggccagcagcaacagcagtaagCCAGTGATACCTAGAAAGTTTGACTTTAAGGCCGACTTAGATGCCAAGATACGCCAGCAGAAACAGAaagtgcagcagcaattgcagcagcagcagcagcaacaacaacagcagctcaaCAGTCCACAACaagatcagcagcagcaacaatcacCACAACAACACTCACCACAGTCGCCCCAAAACgccaacacagcaacaacaacaacagcaacatcaacagcaaactGTAATGTCACTAATAAACCTGCCGTTATTGCAAGCGCAAATGCATCCGCATCCATAAACCAAAATCATAGAATGCCAAATCaaacatcattatcatcatcagcaacatccAATCATGCGCCATACAAAACgcccacaacaacagcaacattctCATCACCAACATCAAATGCATCtgcatcaccatcatcattatcagcaAGTTCTCCTGGGGCCAAATTGTCATTgccatcattatcatcatcatccgcaTTATCAGCAACTGCGCTGCCTCCGCCCCATGTGCCCGCTAAGCCAACGTCCACGCccacgccaacaacaacaacaactacaccaCAACTTCCACCACCCACAACCAATTCATATGCGTGCTCCAATctcaatgccaatgccaatgccaatccCCAAGCCAAACCGTGCATAACGCCAAGGCCGGCATCGCTGTCGG GAGGAGcaggaggcggaggaggaggagcagcaaTGGGCAGCTCAGCACGCATCGCACGTCGTTCATCCATTAATCAGGCCAAGCCGCCGCCACCGGTGAGACGCAGTTCATCGGTGACTCCCAGTCCCAACAATGTCGGG cagccgcagcatcaacagcatagcagcagcaaccacaccTCTCACGCATATCAGCAACAGTCGCTATCGCTGAGCAACTCTAGCGAGCatttgccgccgccgccggcTTTTATGCtggaggcaacaacagcatatTCCACATCGCCCACGCCGCCAGCAGCGATGCCCAGCTCAGCGCTCAAGGTGTCGGAGACAGTGCGTGCTCTGGCCGCCATGCGGCATCAGCCTGCCTCGCCTGTTGCACTGCGTCGCatgcatcagcagcagcagcaacaacaattgcaacaacagcagcaacagtcttTATTGCAG CCCATGCACAAGCCCTCCCCCAACGACGATGCTGAATATGAAGCTTATTATAATTCCTATATGGAGCTGCATGCATATGCTCAAGCCCTGCCacctcaacagcagcagcagcaacatcagcaacaacaacaacaacaacaacgcttTGCGCAGCAACATCATACGTCACATCAAACacatcatcataatcatcatgAGCAGCTGCCGCCAACACCGCCTCCATACCATGGGCCACCACAGGTAGATGCCGCC TCGTTCCGCACTTCATCGCCTAGTGGCAGCATCTATGCGCAACCCAAACTGGTGAACAACATGTCCAGCTTTCGCACCAGCAGCCCCAGCCCAAATGGCCATGCCCATCCACTGCCACCAACACAGCCCAAGGCGAATCCGAATCTAATTGCACAGCTCAATGCACGGCtcaacagcaagcagcaacagcaacagcaccaacaacaacagcagcagcaacatgttgccgaGGGCATTTATGGCAACGCTGGTGGAGTAGGAGTAGGAGGAGGTGAATCCATTTACATGCGTGGCGGCAATGGTTTGTCCAtgtcacagcagcagcaacagcagcaacactacGACG CCGGATCCACGTATATGTCATGA